TGCAGATCCATTCAGGTGTATTTGACGAACACTACGTCCTGTCCTCCCGCGTGCGCACAGGCCGCAGCATCCGTGGCCTCAGCCTTCCCCCTGCCTGCAGCCGCTCTGAGCGACGTGAAGTGGAAAGAGTGGTTGTCCAGGCCTTGGCTGGCTTAAAAGGAGACCTCTCTGGACGTTACTACAGCCTGACTGAAATGAGTGACGCTGAGCAGCAGACACTTATCGATGTGGGTTGCTTCCATAAAGTTTTTCCTGTCATTGGATATTTTGGTTCCAACTGGGTTCTAGGTTAAGTGTTTGGCTGAAAATGTGATTGGTTTAATAGAGGTGAACTCTTCCTTTCATGCTGACATGGCTTAGGAGCATTTTCTCTTTGACAAGCCAGTGTCTCCATTGCTCACTGCATCTGGGATGGCCAGGGATTGGCCTGATGCTCGTGGGATCTGGTAAGGCTAGATTGAGAGAGAAGAAGCCATGGTAGCACCGCCCTAACAGTCCCCACTCTTCCCAGTTTTTATAGACTGCATTTGACACAATGTTCCAAGCATCTGGTGTTTTACCCTTATTATCTTTTACTTTTCCAATCCTACCTACCTTTGTCTACCCCTTCTGTAGGACCACTTCCTGTTTGACAAACCTGTGTCCCCCTTGTTGACTTGTGCCTTTATGGCCCGTGACTGGCCAGATGCAAGAGGCATCTGGTATGGCTTTACGAAGTTCTTAGCATGACTTGATCAACATTTGTGTAGCTTACAAGATAATCCACCTAAGAAATATATACATTCTCACATTTGCCTGCAAGTAAAGAACTGACTTCAGATAAACTGAAGCTTAAATTCAATGTTAGATTGAATGCATGACATGGAATATTATTGCAAAATGCTCTTGACTTCATAAAGCATGAAGGACTTACTGGCATGACTGAtagtacagtaaaaaaaatccagtgaGTCATCCATGTGTAATATATGGTTCAACATGACATTTTAGTTTTGAGCATGAGCTCCTTTTTGTCTTTTAAACTTCCAATCATTTGCAAGGCATAACAATGAGAAGACCTTCTTAATATGGATCAATGAGGAAGACCACACCCGTGTCATCTCCATGGAGAAGGGTGGCAACATGAAAAGGGTGTTTGAGAGGTTCTGCAGAGGACTCAAACAGGTAAAACCACACCACCTTCACACTTGACGATTAGCCAAGGTGACTGCTCAAGAACGTATCTAAAGCTGTATTTGATAGTCTCATCTGTAAAATGTCCATGTACATGTTCATGTCTTGTTGGCTGCTTCTCTGTTCAACAGGTGGAACATTTGATTCACGAGCGAGGCTGGGAGTTCATGTGGAATGAACGTCTTGGCTACGTACTGACCTGCCCATCCAACCTGGGAACTGGCCTCAGGGCTGGAGTACACGTCCGCTTGCCAAAGCTCAGCAAGGTAAGCTTTGGCAAGCTTATCTTTTATAGTGAAAGCTTTCAGAAAGAAGGTGTATTGAATGGTGAAAACCTgtctaaataaaacaattgcCTGTAGGACCCTCGTTTTGGCAAGATCCTGGATAACTTGCGGCTGCAGAAGCGTGGCACTGGAGGTGTGGACACAGCTGCAGTGGGCGACACCTTCGACATCTCAAACCTTGACCGCCTGGGCAAGTCTGAGGTATGTCATTCAAGACAGTGGGTTAACAACATGGAGGTTTACATGCATAAGATTCTGGTGTAACTCTGCTTTTCTTCACCAGGTGGAACTGGTACAGCTGGTCGTAGATGGTGTCAACTACCTTATCGAGTGTGAGAAGAGGCTGGAGAAGGGCCAGGATGTCAAGATCCCTGCCCCCATCCAACATTTTAAGAAGTGAGAAACACTCTTCTGATGATGGCTGGATCCAGTACAAGAAAGAGAAACATGGACACTCCTTCCACAAATCCCAGAACTGAAGGtcttatatgtatagaaagctCAATAAAATGAACCCTACCACTACAAatgcttttttctctctttgcaACCACAATTGCCAGAATTCTGCTATTACGCTCAACAAAGACGATCTACTTGGTTGTGGGATAGATAGCAGAGTTACTTGCTTGGCAGTGTAGACTCATCTTATATTGCTGACAGAAACATTTTACTCTTTAGTATTCATCAGCAGGATGTTATACTGACAACACAGTTGCAGACAGACAGTGATGGGTTTATCATAACACTGAGCTAAGATTCTAGGAACccatttataaaattaaaattttttaTGCAATTAAAAATAATACTCTTTATTCCTATATgcagagttcagatgcaaaagccgaTAACCTCTGCCAAAAATGAGATCCCGATATTATTCGACACAGTATACTATATATTCATCAAATACTTTCACTTAAAATCCGTTAAATCCCAGCGTCTGCCACTTTATAAACAATGGTTTGGTGGCAGAAACCAGTAAACGCCACTTCTAATCAGAAGACGTAAATCAAACTGTATGATTTTAAGTTGAATGGCGGTGTGCACATGAGCTGGCTTTCAATTGCCTCGCTGCAAATTTTAATCATGTTTTGTCCATCGTTacagtgacaatgacaggatttcgcaagaaacaaataaacaacagtaTTCCTTGTGCTTCTGTAAAACTCAGAAAGAAACAGACGTAGCATGCACTTGTATCACAGCTTCCTTAACTGTCCCTCCATCAGTTTCTTCTTCTCTACATTTTGAATTCTGCTTTCATCATTAGCAATGTTTCCagttaaaaacttaaaaaaaacacacgcaCAGACTTAGCTGGTTTTGCAGCAATACCAATGAATTGACTAAAGGATTTTTTTGTCCTTGAAGGACCATTTTGACAGAACACTATGTGGTTTAAACTGTAATTAATTGAAGACCAGACAAATGGCCTCCCATCGTTAGACTAATCCAGTGGGGCTAATTTCTCCATTTAGAGCTGCTTAGTGACGTATCTAATAATGCTAATCTATCTGGTTCTATACTTAAGAGAAAAGCGGGTTAGGGGTAGTAGGGGTAAATACATGTGTGTGCTTCTGCAAAATGGGTTCACAGTTGACTTGTAGAGGCCACTAAAAAAAACAGAGGGGTATTTTTAGACGTCATTTAGTCTCCATGATGCAACAAAACCCTGTATGTAGCCAATGATGAtagtaacaaaatattttccATCACTGCACATTGAAACTACCAGGTTTGTTTGAGCAAGAGAATGTTAAATCACATAACAACACTTGCTAATATGGGACAATTCAGTCAATTATACTAATATTTACAAATAGATAATTTAAACGAAGTATGGTAACTCACCAAGCTGTAGGAATGACAACCATTATTGATAATGGTGTCATGTTTTTAGATTTCTCTTTTGCAGTCGCAGTGTGAAATAGGTTTACCAGTACTATGGTAATTTGGCGGCAACATGGTAGCTTGTTGCATTGGAAACAACAAAAGTAAAGTAGTCcatgaaaataaatacattttaatggaaATTGTTCAAATCAACCCTTTACCTGGAAAACCCtaatcatatattttttaatcagATCTTCTCCAAAGCGATTTGGCGGTTAAGTTCTGCGAGCAAGTCATCCTCGTTCAAACACATCAAATGGCGCCCCCTAATGGTCAGGATGATGAAGCGCTTCATCGTTTAATATACAAGATGTTTTGAATTTTGCATTAAGTGTAGTTCAAACTATAgtcattttataataaatagacaaaaacacTACAGTAACTTTCATAGTAATGCCATAACACCTTAATCTGATGGGAATACTTCCTTAATACTTAGTAAAGTGATTTTATCACACAGTACTCattgtttacaaaaaaaaaaaaaaacattaatacgTTTCTGCCCAACTAGCAAAAAGAGGTATACTCTTTTATATATGCCTATACGATTTCCTCACAAGTATTATACAAAatgatttctgttttgtttcaAAAATTTTGGTAACGCTTTACAATGTTTCATTAGTCAACTACATTAGTACTAATGcattaacagcatttattaagcTTAGTCGatgttcatttcaacatttactaatacattaaaatcaaatgtattgGTTACCATtaattaatgcactgtgaactaacacgAACCGATGGATTttttaacaaatgtattgctcattgttagttcatgttaattaaCACAGtcactaatgttaacaaatgagaccttattgttaAGTGTGAATGTCCCAGAAAAGTCTAGCATCTGGTCATATATGATGTTCATTCAGACACAAAGTAATTTTTGCTTTACTTTTTATGACATCATAAACATTATATTGATGACAGTGAATAGTTTGTGATTCAATGAGTTACAAACTGAGATTATGACGAACATGAAATCTTATTCCACAGAAAACAGTGCAAcctaagaaaaaataaaaaaaaatacagagatGAAAgagagaaatataaaaaaaacatttgccaCACACCTTTTACATATTATGTGTTTCCGTCAAATTAACTACTGGATTTGATTTCTTCAATGTGATAAATGTGAAAGTGAAAGACTTAACATTATACTCTGGTTCACCGTAGTATTCTGCTATGAAAACGGACAAAGATTTATCACACAGCAGATTACTTGACCTGAACACATCTCTGTGCAATTTAAGAACAAATTAAAAGGAACAACCCTTTTGGCCCCCGTCTTTCCCCACCCCCAAATCTCACCACTTTTATCAAGCTCTTATTTACACATCAAACTTTCCCTGATCACAATTTCAACACACTTCGACACCCAGAGGCTGAGAAGTCACGGGTCTTTCTGCCGAAGGTGAAATGCGGCTGGGATGCTGGATGCTGGATCCACGGGTGACCGAGAGTGAGGGCGGACTGGCGGGGACTCGGATTGGGGGAAACGGTTTTGGAGGAGTGGGCAAAGCAGAAACATGGGGAACACACCCATGCGGTATCAGTCCACTGGCCGCTTCTCGCCGTGTTTCTTTGTAAACTCATCTGCATTCTTAAAGAATTTTTTACGGTCTTTTGAATATTCCTCCGCTAGGTCGGCCCTCAGCGGGTGTTCTGGTTGGGGGTCATTGACGAGGGCGATGAGAGACTGGATCACTGGTTAAAGACAGTAAAACATCTATTTAATGACAATATCATGAATGCAAATGCTGTTAAAACGGCTTAGAGATGTGCCATACCTTGGTCAGTTTTGGTTGCAGGTTTCCAGTTCTCAGCACTTATAACCGGCAGGCACACCTGACCTTTCTCATCGATGTTCGGGTGGTAGatctttgttttaaatgtgATCTTCGGAGGTTTAAAAGGGTATTCTGCAGGGAATGTGATTTCAATCCGGAATGCACCTTTATCGTATGGAGGGTTATCCTGAAAAACAAAACGGGACACATGTAAATTGATTCAATGCAGAGCTTTGGAAAGGGAAGCTATTGGCGATAGTTTAATGCATGCAATTAAAGCAGAAACACCTCATTTTATAAAACTTACAGGAACAATGAGTCCTTGCCAGGTCAGAATGTTTGACTCGTCCACCTGAATGTTGCGGAAATTCTTCATTCCAGACTTGCGAATTTCATCGAGTTCCTGTAAAACAAAGAACATGATCCATCTGCGGTGACACTATGAAGAAATCTGACACTTCTCAAATCGTTGAGAGATTTGAGAAACCATAAAGTGAGAACAAAATACTTTCGGTTTCACTGTGTTAGTGTGTCAATTGTAATACACCTAAAATAACACAACTATATAGCTACATttacaatgtaataatttaagTCGCTTTCATTTAAATCTGTTAAAAATTGCACGAATTCGggtaaaaactgagaattttATTTGGGCTTTTTGTACATTTAACAGGCTGCAAAGCCTATGAGTTTGAAATattactataatatatatatcattCAAAACTGAATTGACAAATGAAGCATTGTAATCCTGCAGATTTAGTAAATTATAAACGATTTAAACAAAGACAACAGACATACTTCCTGTTTCTCTTTCTTATTACATCATAAAATGTAATTGCTCATTAAGACTGCCCAGAAAACTTCATCTGTCACATTAAacgatttatttattgttatattcTAACTTAGTCATAATTGGCGACTTGTTCTTAGTTGATAAACTTGCGGATAAGGAAGTTGCTCTTTCTGTTAGTTATCTACTAAACTAACATAATCTGTCAACGAAAACCCTCTTTAATAGACGTGCACAAGTTTATTCTGATCCGCATCATAAATTAGACTAATTGAGACCactgtttaatttatttgactGTTTATTCCCATTTTATGTGTATATTCGAACTACAGCTAAGCTCGTTAGCTTCTtcctcatcatcctcatcacATTTCACACCAAAGCGCTTTAAAGTTTAAGGTTTCTGACCAACATCGATTAAAGATCGCAATACTTCTGTGTATGTGAGCAAAACGAGTAAAATATGCATTTAGTGTGCATAAAAGTAGATTTTCCGGAATATTTACCTTATGCAGTCGCCTGCTCGCCGCCATCTTGGATTTGCTTGTACCCACAATGCCAAGCGCGTTGAATTCGCTTCAGGCagtttaaagaaataaataaataatttcatgtAATCAGTATTTGTTGCAAATGTTTTAGATCGTTTTAAGGGTTTCTTTTTTCAGCTGCTTTAATGAGTGGAATAAAACTTGGGGCAACTTTAAGAAAtccacatttaaaaatgtatgaataaaCAATTGTTTTAGTCATCATCAGCAATATCTACTGTTATTTCCTCAAGTTGGTTAGGATTTAATGCGCTTTATGAGCATGTTAATGTTATGTTATCTTATCTAATACACATTCAAAATTGTTGATatacacaacaaaaacaaaactattATATGGCAACGCCTAAATGAAACCGCAGACGTCACGTGGTAAAGTTGGAGCTCTTAGGACATCCCCAGCTTACAAGTTGTAATTACGAGTTGCATGAGCACGTGAACACTTTAATTGTGAATGGAATAGACAAATGAGAAATACACAGTTTCTCAGATGACAACGATTCTAATTTGTATAATTATTCCTCATCTGGGCCAtgttatataggcctatatggaGAGAAATATATTGCGAATTCTTTACAACTAACTCTACCTCAATATAAGAAAGTAATCCAAAACGAGTCCACTAGGGAGTGTAAGAGCACCGTCTTTAGTGCTGCACATTCTGACCCAAACTCAACCTTCTACATGTGACAGAGCAATAATCGCTCAACTTGGATCACATCAAGGCTGTTCATTAAAGTAGGCCTTACTGCATTGCCTATATGCATAAtgcaaaaaaactgaaatgtGAAAGAACAAGAAATAGAGAGCAAAGAGGAAATGTTGCCATCAGATACATACATATTTCCTTTTCTATCTATACTTCCCCTATTCTATAGTACTTTCTGTCGTCCATAAATGTTAACCTAGTTTTAACGTCCGCTGTTGTAACAGAACAGGTCAACATATAGTCAATGTAAGTTTCTTTACAAACACCTGCTGTCTCTCAAAGCAGCAGAAGTACCCAACAAACAAGAGTAAAACAAAATTCGCTATGGCCTCATTGtaagttataatatatattttttaattataattttttgtcaCTATACATTGTTTAGCATAAGAAACATATGAAGAAGGAAAAAACATTCCCCAAATATGTTATGAAATATATAATGGAAttcattgaaatataattttactttatgcaatatgtgggtaaaattCAATACAATTCAATACAAAATCTAAGTTGTATATTAATTTGTTGGggcaacatgtaatgaaaaaaataagtgTAATAATGGAAATAATAACTGGCAACATTATCTAATATTTCATATGAATATTGATAGATagtttattttcttatttactTCTTGTGTCTACCAAACCGtctgataaacatgatttaataCCTGGTGTCTCTACAGTGGACATGTATGATATCAATGCCCTGTTCTGTAACAGAAAGTGATTTTTTGATTAGAAACCCAATTTTCCTGAAATGTTGATTTAAGACAAACAATGGAAAAAAATTGTCAGATTTAAATGATAATCACAAAATAAGAGTGCTACATTTGatcactaaattaaaaaatctctGAAAAGTGGACACAAGTCTATTCCTGGGATATAATATGTTTTGACTTATTCAAGCATAACCAAACGATTGAAAACacgatttatttattcattcaatagaatttacactgtaaaatgacattaaactgactttaaaaaatgagttgaaTCTTGAATAACTGAAAATTGCTTACTTATTTTGACAAGTTAAAGCAATAAAAACATCAACTTATCGATCATAGCCTATAATTTTTCACAGTGTATGTACAGATATCATTAGGACATTTGTTAGCAAGATGCACTtgatatatcacaatataatatatatatgaagtaattgaatataactttttaattttgaaatttgCAATTGTATGACAATAGTTTATTACATCCTGAGTATAACTTGAATATATCCAGgtttaaaatacaatttatataaGTTAAGTGCGGTCAAATCGATGAATCACGACTAATTGCGTCtaacaaaatgttttgtttatatatgtgtgcgtgtgtgtgtgtgtgtgtgtgtgtgtgcgtgtgcatatattatgtaaacaaaatatttatgtTATGTGATTAATCGCCATTAATCGATTTGACCACAAGTAGAAAATgtgtagactgggtaaacccagcctaaTCTGCCAGCAATTTGATTtcactgtttttgtttttatttatttgtttatttattatttttattttattttaatgttcaattttaatttGAGCTTGGTCTGGGGATAGCCAGACAAGCAAATGTGGCTATATGGTAAATGTGTATTTTAGAAGCTTTAGTTTTAAATGTTCTTCAGTTCACTTAGACCTGCAGAGCAAAAGCATTAGTCAAAGTACAAATGTTGCATGCAGTGAAATGCATGCATAATTATTAGAACTATTAAACGCGAACACAGCAGCATGTAGCCTACACGAAGATGCGCATGCCAGAGTCACACAGGAGCATTTAGATTGCAAATCTGGCAGCAGCAGTGGCAGGTCATGGCACGTTACACCATTTCAGCAGCAGCCCTGGGCTGTTTAGGCAAATGAGAGTGTGTGGCTGGCAGAGGCAGGGCATTTAccctctctccccctctctttACTGCTTCTTATTCAAATTTGGGTCAGGGGTGAGGATTTCTCACGTCACACACAAGCTTGCAGGCAAGATGGCGCTCGGAAAGCTGTGAGATGTGAAAACAGAATGACTGTTTGAAGAGCTTCTGTCGATGCTTTAAGGTACAGATACTTTATTATTACCTACGCGTTTGGTTTTTTGATGTGAGGGGAACATAACTGCGATTTAACTGGGGTTTGTGAAGGGTTTCTTGTATTTTAAAGAACCACTGATTCCTCCAACATACTGCTCTTATCGCGTGCCCACTGGGCTTTTAATGCACACACCGCGCGAGCGCAGCTTGGCAGGGGcagatatatgtgtgtgtgtgtgtgcgtacgtgtgtgtgttttatctaAAAGCCTTATACCTGTTTCAGTATTGCTTATGCTATAACCAAATGCATTCTTTAAGACCTGAGTTGGGCATATAACGTTACTACATCTTTATACTTTAGTAAAAAAAATGACCAGTCGTCACCTTAATGGCAAAACCCGATCAGTGGCCCTTTATGTGGACAGCATTCCTGTTTACCCCTCCCTCAGTGTGTTTTACCCTTTAACGTTTATAATGCTtacatttcttttgtttttttgacattGTTAATGCATGCAAACTATCGTATTTAACGTGTATAAAGCTCTTATGTAATATCTGTGCATTAATGCATGTATTTAGATGTCACAATGAAGACTTAAGGTTTATGCATGTTTGTTTCACTAAATGCTTTAATGCAAATCGCTATTTATAAGTGGGTAAAAAATGGGAAAGCTGATTTATGGTGGTATCTGTCGAGTCTTGtctgctgtgtttgtgtgcttGTACTCGGATCATTATGAAGAAGCAACGCTGGTGGAGGGATTGAGTTTGTTTCTTTTGCAAACGTGAGACATAAGCCATACATCATTGTGGTTTGATGTTagagtttatatgtatattgtaAGTGTTGTGACATGTCACCATTGCCCCTGTCACTGCAGTTTTGCTTTGCTGCATGTAAAAAGATAATCCAGTGAAGATTTTAGGTTGTTATTTGTTTCTTGTAATGCATACATGTATGTAGACCACTCTTTATAAGGGAAATGTATGCTTTATGAAGCACTTGTGTGCCTCTTATTGTTATTTCAGTGATGCATGAATGTTATATTAGATCATTTTACTTCTATATCTTGAGGAGTGCTCGAAGGACCCTTTTAATCTCATCCATTTTAATGGGCTGGGGGAGGGGGCTTGTTTTACAGTGGTTCATAGGTTTAGATCAGTGCCACACTGTTAAAGTAACCCCCTTTCTCGGTGACAGTATGCTTGAATGAGACTTAAAGAACTTTTAGCCAATGATATTGTGATTTTGTATGAAATTGGCACACAAAATAGCCTCTTCTCCTTGCAGATGCATGCTTTGCTTTCCTTTGGGAGTGGGCGCTCATGTTTAGGTCCATGGTCCAGTGAGGCTTATCTTCAAATTGTAGAAGTTGCGTCCAAACGCTTCTCTGCGAGCTCGAACTGGCCCTGTCTGTCATAATTGTTCTGGTGTTCTCTACAAAGGTCAGAGAAAACGAGAATAAAAGATGTTTAACAGATGTAGTGGCATTCATGTTAAGATCTAATCAATACTTTTATGAAAGGCAGACCTCGGTTTCTCTTTGAATAATGCAGATGATCAGATCTATTGAGTGAATAGGACGGGAACTGTGTTTGAACTGTAGTTTATTTCGAGCCATTATCATGGGTTAGGAACTGTGTTGTCCCATTACATTGGGATTGAAGTCTTATTTCacactgtttttgtgtgtttgtctggCTTTCAAAGGCACATCATATTTTTCATGAGATTTACGAAGTCTTTGGCTTTATCTGTTCATCTTGTCATGGCACCTGTACTAGTCTTGTCAGGTTGGATAATAATGATTAAGTATGCTTGGCTTTTTATTCATAAAATTCCCCTCATGGTAAATGAAGTAAACCGTGTTTGTTAGTTGATTGAAATTGTTAAACTTGAGTCCATTTCGGTTCTTCACCAGAATATAGGTTAGCCTCTATTTAATAGTTTAGTTGAAACCTTTTAGGCCTGTTTAGATGTTCATGTGTATGTCTGAATGCATGTATTGTGTGCATTGTGTGCATTTTGCTTGAAGGCATAACCTCATGTCTGAAATCTTGCCTAACATGCTTGGCATGTTTATGGACTAGATCCTTTTAACCTGAAACCTTTTAACCACTTCTTGGGCAAAACAGCTGACATGATTTTGTAGAGATGTTGACGAATATcaatgtgattttatttattgaGGGTTATTTTGTGATGTCCCAATCTGGTTGAGTGGTTGGTTTTGCCCCAGGTTCCATAATTCTTGATTTTTATCACAGATAAAATAGCTGCTCTGTTACATTGAGCATTTAATGCACTGTGATCTTCAGTTTGGTTTTCAGTGCgaaatgcacttttacaaaaaaaaaaaaaaaaaggttttgcaTATAGTGTGCTTTTAAAACAGGTTTgagagaatgtagttgttttcTGTACTCTGACCATTTTACTCGGTAGGTAATGAGTCCAGTTTCTCAGGTGTACTGCATATATATTAGCCCAGCCCACAGATGATATGAAT
The window above is part of the Pseudorasbora parva isolate DD20220531a chromosome 23, ASM2467924v1, whole genome shotgun sequence genome. Proteins encoded here:
- the ckmt2a gene encoding creatine kinase, mitochondrial 2a (sarcomeric), with translation MASSFTKMMSSRTTGLLMASLGAGAVATGYLLSDSAAISAEQRRKLYPPSADFPDLRKHNNCMASALTPAIYARLRDKITPNNWTLDQCIQTGVDNPGHPFIKTVGMVAGDEESYEVFAEIFDPVIKDRHNGYDPKTMKHPTDLDASKIHSGVFDEHYVLSSRVRTGRSIRGLSLPPACSRSERREVERVVVQALAGLKGDLSGRYYSLTEMSDAEQQTLIDDHFLFDKPVSPLLTCAFMARDWPDARGIWHNNEKTFLIWINEEDHTRVISMEKGGNMKRVFERFCRGLKQVEHLIHERGWEFMWNERLGYVLTCPSNLGTGLRAGVHVRLPKLSKDPRFGKILDNLRLQKRGTGGVDTAAVGDTFDISNLDRLGKSEVELVQLVVDGVNYLIECEKRLEKGQDVKIPAPIQHFKK
- the ube2l3a gene encoding ubiquitin-conjugating enzyme E2 L3a, yielding MAASRRLHKELDEIRKSGMKNFRNIQVDESNILTWQGLIVPDNPPYDKGAFRIEITFPAEYPFKPPKITFKTKIYHPNIDEKGQVCLPVISAENWKPATKTDQVIQSLIALVNDPQPEHPLRADLAEEYSKDRKKFFKNADEFTKKHGEKRPVD